Sequence from the Planctomycetia bacterium genome:
GGCGCGGTCGAATATACCGTCAGCACCAACGAGGCGACGGCGCCCGGCATTTTTCATCGACTGACGGGCGCGCTCTCCAGCCAGGGGACCGAAATCCTCGCGGCCGAAATCAATACGCTGGCCGACGGCCTGGTCTTCGACCGGTTCTACGTGCTGGACCTCGATTACCAGGGCGAACCGCCGACCGATCGCATCGACGACGTCTGCAAAGCCCTGCGGCAGTCGCTCACGAACAAATTGGATCAACCGAAGTTCCGTCGCGTGTGGCGCACGGAGGCCGATCCGGATTTGATCCCGCGGCTGCCGACGCAGGTTCGCATCGATAACAGCACTTCGGACCGCCACACGATCGTCGACGTTTTCGCCGCCGATCGCACAGGCCTCTTGTACACGATTACGCGGACGCTGTTCGAAGCTGGCGTTTCCGTCTGGGTCGCCAAGATCGGCACGTATCTCGACCAGGTCGTCGACGTGTTCTACGTCACGGACGCCGGCGGCAATCGCATCGAAGACGAAGAGCAAATTCAATTGCTCCGCCGGCGGCTGCTGGAAGAAATCGCCGCGTTTGAAAGCGCCCCGCTGCAGGAAGCGTAACGCGCCCGCTGGCAAATCTGTATCGCGCCGTTGTGGCACGGTCGGGAGACCGTGCCACAACGCGCTGGGCGAAACTCGGCCACAACGCGCTTTCGACCATGCCTCAACGCGACGCGCGTCTTTGCTACGCCGCGGCTTCTTCGAAGGGGCTCTTGTTTCGCGGGAAGTACTTGCAGAGGCCGATGGCCAGGAAATACAGCACCGTGAGCGGCAGGGCCATGAAGAAGATCGTGTAGGGGTCCGCCGGCGTGAGAATCGCCGAGACGACGAAGATCACCAGCACTGCGATCCGCCACTTGGCCAGGTACTGCTGCATCGTGAAAATGCCGATGCGTTCCAGGAACAACATCACCATCGGCAACTGAAAGCTGACGCCAAAGGCCAACGGCAAAATGATCACGAAGTTCAACCACTCGGTGATCCGCGGGTCGGGATCGATGCCCATGTCGCGGTTGTAAGTCAGCAGGAAATACAGCACCGGCTCGAAGACGGCGAAGAAGGCGAATAGCGCGCCAAACAGGAACAGCCCCAGGCTCATGGGGCCATACCAATAGACGTACCGCTTCTCGTGCGGATACAGCCCCGAGGCCACGAACAGCCAGAGTTGGTAGAAAATCCAAGGGCTGCCCAGCACCGCTCCCAGCACGAAGGAGGCCTTGATGTAGATCATGAACGATTCCTGCGTGCCGAAAGATTTCAGCCGCAGGCGTTGGTCCTTGCTCATGGGATGCCAGAACAGCATCGGCGTGAGTTGCGCCAAACGCAGCGTGACTAGGGGAACTTGAACGTCCTTCGGCAACGTCGGGTTGAGCCGTTTCAACTCCACCAACATTGCATCGGCGTTTTCGAACTGCTGACTTGCCGGCGGCAATTTCAGCGCTTCGCCGTTAAGCGGATCGGCGTAGATCTCCTGTAACTCGGCGGCAAGCGCTGCGACGGTTTTGTATTGTTGCTGCGGTCGTCCGTACCGCAGCAATTGTTGTTCAGTGAGCTTTTCGCCGCCGGGCGTCAGATTGGTGAGGTTCTCCGGACTGACGAAGACGAAATCGAACAGCATTTCGTCCTGGATGATGATGTCCTGGAGGTGGTCCTGCGTCCAGGCGATTTCCGACTCGGACATGTCGCGCTCGCGGAGCATGTCTTGCAGATCATCGAGGGCTTCCTCGGCGTAGTACGTTTCCAGCGCACCTTGCAGCGGCGCTTGCAGCACGCGGACGACGTCCTTGCCGAAGTAGAGGCCGATACCGAAGCCGATCAACAGCCCCAGCACGGCGCGCATCAGGCAACGGCGAAGCTCATCGAGGTGCTCCCCGAAGGTCATCGTCGTGTCTTGGAAAAGATCTTCCTTGGGCAGCTTCAGCATGGCGGGAGTGAATGCATCGGGAGGACAGCGGGCAGCGTTATTCGAGCCCTGCCGTGTTGGGCGTCGGGCGGTTTCGCCGGCGACGCCTGTTCGCGGCGACGCCGATGCT
This genomic interval carries:
- a CDS encoding [protein-PII] uridylyltransferase, translating into QPGWYERQLEALPKRYLLAGSADEVAAALRELGTVAKHGVIARGRYLADRGAVEYTVSTNEATAPGIFHRLTGALSSQGTEILAAEINTLADGLVFDRFYVLDLDYQGEPPTDRIDDVCKALRQSLTNKLDQPKFRRVWRTEADPDLIPRLPTQVRIDNSTSDRHTIVDVFAADRTGLLYTITRTLFEAGVSVWVAKIGTYLDQVVDVFYVTDAGGNRIEDEEQIQLLRRRLLEEIAAFESAPLQEA
- the tatC gene encoding twin-arginine translocase subunit TatC, with product MLKLPKEDLFQDTTMTFGEHLDELRRCLMRAVLGLLIGFGIGLYFGKDVVRVLQAPLQGALETYYAEEALDDLQDMLRERDMSESEIAWTQDHLQDIIIQDEMLFDFVFVSPENLTNLTPGGEKLTEQQLLRYGRPQQQYKTVAALAAELQEIYADPLNGEALKLPPASQQFENADAMLVELKRLNPTLPKDVQVPLVTLRLAQLTPMLFWHPMSKDQRLRLKSFGTQESFMIYIKASFVLGAVLGSPWIFYQLWLFVASGLYPHEKRYVYWYGPMSLGLFLFGALFAFFAVFEPVLYFLLTYNRDMGIDPDPRITEWLNFVIILPLAFGVSFQLPMVMLFLERIGIFTMQQYLAKWRIAVLVIFVVSAILTPADPYTIFFMALPLTVLYFLAIGLCKYFPRNKSPFEEAAA